In the genome of Gemmatimonadota bacterium, one region contains:
- a CDS encoding ABC transporter ATP-binding protein, whose translation IDALNKVRLPRPDRQVDAYPHELSGGMRQRAMIAMALSCNPSLLIADEPTTALDVTVQAQILDLMRHLQSDIGMAIMLITHDLGVVASMADYVAVMYLGKIVEYSDTRTVFKDPRHPYTRGLLNSIPQVGQKRRLVPIEGTIPDPFEIPQGCAFAPRCPHAMDKCREEPQLLEIESGHRVSCWLEN comes from the coding sequence CATCGATGCCCTCAACAAAGTGCGCCTACCCCGTCCCGACCGTCAGGTCGATGCGTATCCCCATGAACTCTCGGGCGGCATGCGCCAGCGCGCCATGATCGCAATGGCCCTCTCGTGCAACCCCAGCTTGCTCATCGCCGACGAACCCACGACAGCCCTCGATGTCACGGTGCAGGCCCAGATCCTGGACCTGATGCGCCATCTCCAATCCGACATCGGCATGGCGATCATGCTCATCACCCACGACCTCGGCGTCGTCGCCAGCATGGCCGACTACGTCGCGGTGATGTACCTGGGCAAAATCGTCGAATATTCCGACACGCGCACCGTCTTCAAAGATCCGCGCCATCCCTACACCAGGGGCCTGCTGAACTCCATTCCACAAGTAGGCCAAAAACGCCGCCTGGTACCCATCGAAGGCACAATCCCCGATCCTTTTGAAATCCCACAGGGCTGCGCCTTTGCCCCGCGGTGCCCCCATGCAATGGATAAATGCCGCGAAGAACCACAACTCCTCGAAAT